A window of Candidatus Omnitrophota bacterium genomic DNA:
CCACGAGTTGGACCTTCTCGCTCACGGCGCGGCCTCTTCGCAATGCCTCCACAGCCAAAAACATGAGATGGCCGCCGTCAAAGACCGGTAAAGGCAGCAAATTGATCACACCCAAGTTGATACTGATCGTTGCCAGAAGAACCAGGAAATAGGCAAAACCAAGCTCTGCGGCACGCCCGCTCAAGACCGCGATTCCCACGGGCCCGCTCAGGGATTTCATCGGGATCCCGCCCGTAAAAACCCCCCAAATTCCGCGATAGGTATAACCCGTAATGCGCAGAGTCTCCCAGGCAGCCTTGCCGGCAGCCTGAAACGGCCCGGCCTTGAGCATGAGAATCTCTTGTGCCGGGCCGATACCCACCATATTGACGGTCCGGGTCTTGCCGAAAATATCTTTAATCTCCTTGACCATGGGAACCACAACGATCTCGATTCTCTCGCCTTCGCGATCCAGACTCAGGCTCACACCCGCCGGGGAGCTGTTGCGGATCTGCTTGGTCATATCATCCCAGGTCTGGATTTTCACGCCGCCAACTGCGAGCACCCGGTCTCCGACCTTTACGCCCGCAGCTGCAGCCGGGTGTTCCTCCACCAAATGGCCCACAGCTGCCGCGAGATTCGGGTGCCCGGTGGCAAAGATGTACCAG
This region includes:
- the rseP gene encoding RIP metalloprotease RseP, translating into MMTVLAFLVVLSALIFVHELGHFLVARWCGVLVERFSIGFGKEFVGWTRGHTRYSICWIPFGGYVKMGGEEAGTGTGKPWEFSSKPVWARALIIFAGAGFNMLFAFLVFWYIFATGHPNLAAAVGHLVEEHPAAAAGVKVGDRVLAVGGVKIQTWDDMTKQIRNSSPAGVSLSLDREGERIEIVVVPMVKEIKDIFGKTRTVNMVGIGPAQEILMLKAGPFQAAGKAAWETLRITGYTYRGIWGVFTGGIPMKSLSGPVGIAVLSGRAAELGFAYFLVLLATISINLGVINLLPLPVFDGGHLMFLAVEALRRGRAVSEKVQLVAQQVMVFALIALMLVVTYNDFVGLILKSG